The Guyparkeria halophila DNA window CCGGAGGCGTTGGCCACCACCAGGCTGCCGGCGAAAATCTCCGACGAGGCGGCGACCGGCACGCTGACCAGCTCGCCATCCTTCATCGGGGTATTGCGGTCTTTGGTAAGAGGCATCTCGTTGCTCCTGTGACGGGTTACTGATTTCGGTGTCGGTGCGGCTGGCCCGGCGGCGCCGGCTTAGCTGTACTTCGCGAGGTCTTCGGCGGTGTTGCCGAACATGCCGGCGACCGAACGCTGCTCATCGGTGAGCGGCTCGCCGGACTCTGGCGGGGTACTGCCGCCCGACTGCATGCCGCGGAGCGCGGCGATCGGCTGGGCGGTGTCGAGGTACTTCTTGAGGGCGGCCGGGTTGGACTCGCCCAGCTCGCGCGCCCAGGTCTCCTGTTCCTTGAGCAAGCGGCCGTCCTCGAGGGCCGGCTTGACCATGTCGTCGACATCGCGCTCGTTGACGCGCTTGGTCAGATCCGCGACCTGGCCACGCAGGGCGGTGACGACTTCGTTCGGCTGGTGGCTGGACTTCAGCGCGGCCAGCTGCTCCTTGGTCTCGTCGACTTCGCCGGCCTTCGTGGTCAGGGCGGCGACGGTGGTCTTGACCTCTTCCTCGCCGGCGTCTTCCTTGAGGCCCAGCGCGGCGAGCACGTGGCCCTGCTGCGCCTTCATGGCGGCGACGGCGGTCTTGATCTCTTCGGCGCTGGCATCCTTCTTCAGGCCCAGCGCGGCAAGGGTTTCTTCATCCACGGCGGATTCCTCCGGTTGGTTGTGGTGGTCGGCGTGAAAGTGCTCGGCGCGGGCGGCCACGGCGGCCATGCCGTCGATGCCGGCGTCGTTGGTCAGGGCGGCGTGATACAGGCGCCGGACTCGGCCGTCCGGGCCATAGGAGAAAACGGGGGAGATAAAGCGGTACTCGCCGGCGGCGATCATCTGCCGAGCGCGGTCGGTCCATTCGACGTTGACGGCGAACAGGCCAACGCCCTCGCGCCATTCGAGATCGCGGAACCAGCCGGCGGCGGGCGCAGGTTGGCCGTTCAGCTCCACGTAGAGCGTCTGGTGCTCGAAGTCGATGACGTAGGGGTTGGTCCGCTGGGCAGCGGCGGCGATCAGGTTGTCGGCGACCTGGCGGTCGACGATCCAGGCGGGCACGTCCTTGGGGCGGACGTCACCGGAGCGGAACTCGCCGGCAGGCAGCAGCTGCACCTCGCCCGGAGCCCCGGACGTGCCGTCCGGGATCAGGGCCGCGAGGGCTGCGATTCGTTGGTGCTTTCGC harbors:
- a CDS encoding phage protease; the encoded protein is MKRKHQRIAALAALIPDGTSGAPGEVQLLPAGEFRSGDVRPKDVPAWIVDRQVADNLIAAAAQRTNPYVIDFEHQTLYVELNGQPAPAAGWFRDLEWREGVGLFAVNVEWTDRARQMIAAGEYRFISPVFSYGPDGRVRRLYHAALTNDAGIDGMAAVAARAEHFHADHHNQPEESAVDEETLAALGLKKDASAEEIKTAVAAMKAQQGHVLAALGLKEDAGEEEVKTTVAALTTKAGEVDETKEQLAALKSSHQPNEVVTALRGQVADLTKRVNERDVDDMVKPALEDGRLLKEQETWARELGESNPAALKKYLDTAQPIAALRGMQSGGSTPPESGEPLTDEQRSVAGMFGNTAEDLAKYS